The following proteins come from a genomic window of Synergistaceae bacterium:
- a CDS encoding CAP domain-containing protein has translation MRLKIFPAVLVVVFMLSSSAYADSIYDSEPTFSPYYAGSVKSAVLNEALQELNYIRWLIGVPNNVTLNAEYTRKAQHGAVLLDAVGTLTHTPSRPSDMSQSFYELGYDATTHSNLSWGSSEMTLKLSTKLCMHDSDSSNISRLGHRRWLMNPRLKQTGFGISTRGGFAATYVIEEFEHSGEGNTLTQEEYERYLEWLKWPVSDEFITWPTGRHPHPLTYFEADTAWSVTLNRDVFDDTDASSVKVVLTRNSDGRTWKFSRSSSDGYFAVSKGEVAYDQCIIFRPDGITSYNNGETWSVEVSGLARKDGGTGSISYRVTFTGETTGYEEDTPYNRQGSEDSDEGGCGVMTFPAFMALLVFGIPRIRK, from the coding sequence TTGAGGCTGAAAATTTTTCCGGCAGTTCTCGTCGTTGTGTTTATGCTTTCGTCATCGGCATATGCAGACAGCATATATGATTCTGAGCCGACGTTCTCGCCGTATTATGCCGGTTCTGTCAAGAGTGCCGTCCTCAATGAAGCACTGCAGGAACTGAACTACATACGCTGGCTGATAGGCGTGCCGAACAACGTAACCCTTAATGCTGAATACACCCGCAAAGCACAGCACGGGGCAGTCCTTCTTGACGCGGTCGGAACTCTCACGCATACACCGTCCAGACCGTCAGACATGAGCCAGTCGTTCTATGAGCTCGGGTATGACGCAACGACTCACAGCAATTTGTCGTGGGGCTCTTCAGAAATGACGCTGAAGCTCAGCACAAAACTTTGCATGCACGATTCTGACAGCTCCAACATATCGCGGCTTGGGCATCGCAGGTGGCTCATGAACCCCAGACTCAAGCAGACAGGTTTCGGCATAAGCACAAGAGGCGGTTTCGCGGCTACGTATGTCATTGAGGAGTTCGAGCATTCAGGGGAAGGCAACACCTTGACGCAGGAGGAGTACGAACGCTACCTTGAATGGCTGAAGTGGCCGGTGTCAGATGAGTTCATAACTTGGCCGACGGGCAGGCATCCTCATCCTCTGACGTACTTTGAGGCTGACACTGCGTGGTCCGTAACCCTGAACAGAGATGTCTTCGATGATACTGACGCTAGTTCTGTGAAGGTTGTGCTTACGCGGAACAGCGACGGCAGAACGTGGAAGTTCAGCAGAAGCAGCAGTGATGGTTATTTTGCCGTGAGCAAGGGGGAAGTTGCTTACGACCAGTGCATAATCTTCCGCCCCGACGGAATCACAAGCTACAATAACGGTGAGACATGGAGCGTAGAAGTGTCCGGCCTTGCCCGCAAAGACGGAGGAACAGGAAGCATATCGTACAGGGTAACATTCACTGGGGAAACTACAGGCTACGAGGAGGATACTCCTTACAACAGGCAGGGCAGTGAAGACTCTGACGAAGGAGGGTGCGGAGTTATGACGTTTCCGGCATTCATGGCACTCTTGGTTTTCGGAATCCCGCGCATAAGAAAATAG
- a CDS encoding galactose ABC transporter substrate-binding protein produces the protein MKKFAVLIAAVLAVTAVAAFAASDALVGACIYKFDDTFMTGVRNAMRAQMEKEGGELEIVDSQNRQPTQNDQVDAYISKGANALIVNPVDRTAAEPLMQKAKAEGLPIVFVNREPYADVMAAYDKIWYVGAKAEESGTQSGQIIVDYFKANPKADRNGDGKIQYIMIRGEQGHQDATLRTEYSLKAIKDAGFEVVELGNDTANWDKVQATDKMKGFISAVGIDNIEAVLANNDDMALGAIEALKAEGYNMGDPDKYIPVVGVDATAPALEAMSKGEMLGTVLNDADNQGFAAVKVAVVAADDKPVTDEAIGYTITDGKYIWIPYRPVTVENYKEFMK, from the coding sequence GTGAAGAAGTTTGCAGTACTTATCGCAGCAGTTCTCGCAGTAACGGCAGTCGCAGCATTTGCCGCCAGTGATGCCCTCGTCGGAGCATGCATCTACAAGTTCGACGACACGTTCATGACGGGTGTCCGCAACGCAATGCGCGCGCAGATGGAGAAGGAAGGCGGAGAGCTCGAGATCGTCGACAGCCAGAACCGCCAGCCCACCCAGAACGACCAGGTTGACGCGTACATCTCGAAGGGTGCGAACGCCCTCATCGTCAACCCCGTCGACCGCACAGCCGCTGAACCCCTCATGCAGAAGGCAAAGGCCGAAGGTCTCCCGATAGTGTTCGTGAACCGCGAGCCCTACGCTGATGTCATGGCGGCCTACGACAAAATCTGGTACGTCGGCGCAAAGGCAGAGGAGTCCGGCACTCAGTCGGGACAGATAATCGTCGACTACTTCAAGGCCAACCCGAAGGCTGACCGCAACGGCGACGGAAAGATTCAGTACATCATGATCAGGGGCGAGCAGGGACACCAGGACGCGACGCTCAGGACTGAGTACTCGCTCAAGGCAATCAAGGACGCAGGCTTTGAGGTTGTGGAGCTCGGCAACGACACAGCCAACTGGGACAAGGTTCAGGCAACCGACAAGATGAAGGGCTTCATCAGCGCAGTCGGCATCGACAACATCGAGGCAGTCCTCGCAAACAATGACGACATGGCACTCGGCGCGATCGAGGCACTCAAGGCTGAAGGCTACAACATGGGCGACCCCGACAAGTATATTCCTGTCGTAGGAGTTGACGCGACGGCACCGGCACTCGAGGCAATGAGCAAGGGCGAGATGCTCGGTACAGTCCTCAACGACGCGGACAATCAGGGCTTCGCGGCCGTGAAAGTCGCAGTTGTTGCGGCGGATGACAAGCCCGTAACCGACGAAGCAATCGGCTACACGATCACTGACGGGAAATACATCTGGATACCTTACCGCCCCGTTACCGTCGAGAACTACAAGGAGTTCATGAAGTAG
- a CDS encoding galactose ABC transporter substrate-binding protein produces MRKVLIVALMLMLAFGACAHADDVKIGACIYRFSDAFMLRFRNAMADEAAKAGVALIIADSQNDQTTQDAQVDDFIASGVNVLVINPVDRMASQGIIDKAKAAGIPVVFINREPTEEMLASYEKAYYVGAKPEESGTEAGELVAAYFKAHPEADKNKDGKLQFIMLKGENGHQDMIARSKYSVEALQAAGVEPVEIASAIANWDKLQAMTMMNAFLMSIGPENIEAVIANNDEMALGAVEALKAQDYNKGNAEMYIPVVGVDANASALDAMDRGEMLGTVLNDADGQGSAAVKLAVSLAKNGSAEGADGKYIWIPYQKVTRGEKQ; encoded by the coding sequence TTGCGTAAAGTGTTAATTGTTGCATTGATGCTGATGCTGGCATTCGGAGCCTGTGCTCATGCTGATGACGTGAAAATCGGCGCGTGTATCTACAGGTTCAGTGATGCCTTTATGCTGAGGTTCAGGAACGCGATGGCTGATGAAGCCGCGAAGGCCGGAGTTGCACTTATCATCGCGGACTCGCAGAACGACCAGACCACGCAGGACGCGCAGGTTGATGACTTCATTGCGAGCGGAGTGAACGTTCTCGTCATCAACCCTGTTGACCGCATGGCCTCGCAGGGCATAATCGACAAAGCGAAGGCCGCCGGTATTCCTGTTGTGTTCATCAACAGAGAGCCGACGGAGGAGATGCTTGCGTCCTACGAGAAAGCGTATTACGTCGGAGCGAAGCCGGAGGAGTCGGGCACTGAGGCCGGAGAGCTCGTAGCCGCGTACTTCAAGGCACACCCCGAAGCCGACAAGAACAAGGACGGAAAGCTGCAGTTCATCATGCTGAAGGGCGAGAACGGGCATCAGGACATGATCGCAAGAAGCAAGTACTCAGTCGAGGCACTTCAGGCCGCTGGTGTTGAACCTGTGGAGATCGCGAGCGCAATAGCGAACTGGGACAAGCTACAGGCAATGACCATGATGAACGCGTTTCTGATGTCAATCGGCCCGGAGAACATCGAAGCCGTAATCGCCAACAACGACGAGATGGCACTTGGTGCGGTCGAAGCCCTTAAGGCTCAGGACTACAACAAGGGCAATGCTGAAATGTACATCCCCGTCGTCGGAGTTGACGCGAACGCTTCAGCACTCGACGCGATGGACAGGGGCGAAATGCTCGGCACAGTCCTGAATGACGCTGACGGTCAGGGCAGTGCGGCAGTGAAGCTGGCGGTCTCTCTGGCCAAGAACGGAAGCGCAGAAGGTGCTGACGGAAAATATATCTGGATACCCTACCAGAAAGTTACGAGAGGTGAGAAACAGTGA
- a CDS encoding sugar ABC transporter ATP-binding protein codes for MSDYLLEMKNITKTFPGVKALDNVSLNVRKGTVHALMGENGAGKSTLMKCLFGIYEPNEGEICLEGKKVEIHSARQAMDNGIAMVHQELHPIRFRSVMENVYLGRFPGHMGVVDHKAMYERTKALFEDLELDVDPLALAGDQSAAILQMMEIARAVDMKAKIIILDEPTSSLSDREVDHLFKIINRLRAQGVAFIYISHKMKEILEISDEITVMRDGTYVGTWPVTDDKGEKLTIDFIIKQMVGREMTNQFPPRDGKPGSEVVLKVEHVCSPLRKSFQDVSFELHKQEILGIGGLVGAQRTEFVEALFGLRGIASGEIMLNGARYTNRSPGFAKSRGLALLTEERRATGIFGILPILENTVIANQRSYAHFGVLNDSRRAKDADEECRKLNVKTPSLNTLIQNLSGGNQQKVLIARWLLTNSDILILDEPTRGIDVGAKYEIYNIMLEQIAQGKSIIMISSEMPELMGMSDRIMVMCEGRVTGFLNKGEYTQEKIMALATQFAGRKDSTAA; via the coding sequence GTGAGCGATTATCTGCTTGAGATGAAGAACATCACCAAGACTTTCCCGGGCGTTAAAGCACTCGACAACGTAAGCCTCAACGTCCGCAAAGGTACTGTCCATGCCCTTATGGGAGAGAACGGCGCAGGGAAGTCGACGCTGATGAAGTGTCTCTTCGGAATCTACGAACCCAACGAGGGCGAGATATGTCTCGAGGGCAAGAAGGTCGAGATTCACTCGGCGCGGCAGGCAATGGACAACGGTATCGCGATGGTTCATCAGGAACTTCACCCGATACGCTTCCGCTCTGTTATGGAGAACGTGTACTTAGGGAGATTTCCCGGCCACATGGGAGTTGTTGACCACAAAGCGATGTACGAGCGCACAAAAGCACTCTTCGAGGACCTTGAGCTCGACGTTGACCCGTTAGCGTTGGCAGGCGACCAGAGCGCGGCTATCCTGCAGATGATGGAGATTGCGCGTGCCGTCGACATGAAGGCCAAGATAATAATCCTCGACGAGCCGACAAGCTCGCTGTCTGACCGTGAAGTTGACCACCTCTTCAAGATCATCAACAGGCTTCGTGCGCAGGGAGTTGCGTTCATCTACATTTCGCACAAGATGAAGGAGATTCTGGAGATTTCCGACGAAATTACGGTCATGAGGGACGGCACGTACGTAGGAACTTGGCCGGTAACCGACGACAAGGGCGAGAAGCTCACCATAGACTTTATCATCAAGCAGATGGTCGGGCGTGAGATGACTAACCAGTTCCCGCCGCGCGACGGCAAGCCGGGCAGTGAAGTCGTGCTGAAGGTTGAGCATGTGTGCTCGCCGCTGAGAAAGTCCTTCCAGGATGTCAGCTTTGAGCTGCACAAGCAGGAGATTTTAGGCATCGGCGGACTTGTCGGAGCACAGAGGACGGAATTTGTCGAGGCACTGTTCGGGCTTCGCGGAATTGCCTCAGGAGAAATTATGCTCAACGGAGCACGTTACACGAACAGATCGCCGGGCTTCGCGAAATCCAGAGGCCTCGCACTCCTCACGGAGGAACGCAGGGCAACGGGAATCTTCGGCATCCTTCCCATCCTCGAGAACACAGTCATCGCTAACCAGCGGAGCTATGCGCATTTCGGAGTGCTCAACGACAGCCGCAGGGCAAAAGACGCGGACGAGGAGTGCCGCAAGCTCAACGTCAAGACACCGTCCCTCAACACGCTGATTCAGAACCTGTCGGGCGGAAACCAGCAGAAAGTCTTGATTGCGCGCTGGCTTCTCACGAACTCCGACATCCTGATACTCGACGAACCCACCAGAGGAATCGACGTGGGAGCGAAGTACGAGATCTATAACATCATGCTCGAGCAGATTGCGCAGGGCAAGAGCATAATCATGATTTCGTCCGAAATGCCGGAGCTTATGGGCATGAGCGATAGAATTATGGTCATGTGCGAAGGCAGGGTAACGGGCTTCCTGAACAAGGGAGAATACACACAGGAAAAGATAATGG